The genomic DNA TCACTGCGCGGACCTGCAGGCCGACTTCGGCGACCAGCTCGCGTCCTACGTCGCGACCGGCCAGCTGGCCGTCACCTACCGGCCGCTGACCTTCCTCGACGACGAGACCGACGGCCACTCGGCCCGCGTCGCGAACGCGATGTTCCAGGCGGCGACGCCGGACTCCGCCGAGGGCGCCGCTGCCACTGGACCGCAGTTCCAGCGCTTCGTCGAGGAACTGTGGGCCAACCAGGAGCCCGGCGGGCCAGGCCCCAGCGCCGAGGAGATGGCCGACATGGCCGGCCGCGCAGGCATCCCCGGCGCAGTCTCGGGTCGGATCTCCCAGGGCGACATGGCATTCGACACCACGGGCATGTCGGACACGAACTACGAGTTCCTCTACGAGATCGACCCGGTCGACACCGGAACGCCGACGGTCTTCGACCTGGTGAACGGCGAGAAGATCGACGTCTACGACAACGACTGGCTCTCGACGCTCATGTCGTCCTGACGGTCGAGCCTGCGCGCCAACAGGGCCAGGACCGCCAGCATCGCGCCCGCGATCACCCAGCCGAGCACGGCGATCGACCCTGCTGGGATCACCGCGAGTAGCGCATTGCGGTCCCGAACGCGGACGACGTCGGGATCGTTCTCGTCGTACTCGACGTAGATCCGCATACCGGTGTCGAGTTCGGACGGGTACAGCACGCCGAGTTCGGGCCGGTAGGTCACGCGGTCGGGGGTGACGAACTCGATGGTGGACCGCCGCGGTCCGGCGTCGAGCACCTCGGCGGCGGCCACGCCCATGTGCCGTTCGATCTGGCGGTCGTTGCGCCACGCCCCGGCGATCAGCAGCACCGACTGCAGCGTGACGAGGCAGGCGAAGATCACCACCCCGATGCGGGTGTAGCGGATGACGCGCTGCGGCTTGGTCTCGCCCGGTTCGCCGTAGAGGTGCGGGATCAGGACGCGACGCACCGTGGCGACGGCCCTGGTGAGCGACGCGATCACGGCGTGTCTCGCAGCGCGCTGCGGATCGCTGCGTGCAGCCCGCGCAGCGACGAACGGTCGGCCTTCACCTCCACGACGCGCATGCCGTCGAACGGCTCGGCGACGACGGCGGCGAGCTGATCGGCCTCCACCTGGGTCGCCTCGACGTGGTACGCCCGGCACAGCGCGCTGACGTCGACGTCGTGCGGGGTGCCGAAGATGCGCGACGAGACGTCGGAGAAGCGCGGGTCGCCCTGCTCGAGCAATTCGAAGATGCCGCCGCCGTTGTCGTTGGAGACCACGACCGTGAGGCTCTTCGGCCGCGGCTCGGTGGGGCCGATCAGCAGGCCGGAGCTGTCGTGGACGAACGTGAGGTCTCCCAGCAGGGCGACGGTCCGGCCGCCCGTCCGCTCGTGCGCGAGCGCGGCGCCGATGGCCGTGGACACCGTGCCGTCGATGCCTGCGACCCCGCGGTTGGACCGCACCGAGATCCCGGGACGGTGCAGGCCGACCAGGGCCGCGTCGCGCACGGGGTTCGACGCGCCGAGCACCAGCTGGTCGCCGTCGCGCAGACCGTCGACGACCGCGGCGGCCACGTGCATGCCGGTGGTGAGGTGGTGGGTCTCGAGCTGGCTGCGGACCGTGTCGACGGCAGCCGCGTTGGCCTTCGCGCAGCGCGCGATCCACGTCGGGTCGGGCGTGCCGCTGAGCACCGCGCGGGTGCCGGTGGCCTGCGAGTTGCCCGAGACGTCGGGCCAGCGGGGTCCGGTGGTGAGGGCGAACACCGGCACCGACGAATCGGCCAGCAGTGCCGAGACCGGGCGATGCAGGGTGGGCCTGCCCAGCATGATCACCTGGCGGGGCTGCAGCAGCGGCAGTGCCAGCGGATGCAGCGGGTTGGCTGCCGGTGGGGCGGTGGGCTCGGCGACCGTCGGCAGCTCGGCGAGGTTGGGATGCACGCCTGCGCCGTGGCCGGCGATGACGACGGTGTCTGGTGTGACGTCGATGTCGAGCGGTTGATCGAACGACACCGCGGGCGTGACGGTCCACGACTTGCCGTCGGGCCGCCCGGGCGGCACCGCGTCGTCGACGTCGCCGGCGTCGGGCACCAGCGGCTCGCGCAGCGGGATGTCGAACTGCACCGGCCCGGCGTTCGCGCTGCGAGAACCCTTCGCCGCGACCAGGACTCGGCAGGTGGCGGAGCGCCATTGCGCGTTGAGCGCGTCGAGCTTCTCCGGTGAACCCTCGGCCAGGCCGAGGCTGATGGTCTCGCGGACCTGGTTGCCGAAGTAGCCCAGCTGCTCCATCGTCTGGTTGGCGCCGGTGCCGAGGAGTTCGTAGGGCCGGTTGGCACTCAAGACGATCAGCGGGACGCGTGCGTAGTTCGCCTCGACGACGGCGGGGCCGAGGTTGGCGACGGCCGTGCCGGAGGTCATCGCGATGCAGACCGGCGACGCCGCCGCGACCGCGAGCCCGATGGCGAGGAAGCCCGCGGTGCGCTCGTCGATCCGTACGTGCAGGCGCAGCCGGCCCTGCCGGTCGGCCTGTTCGAGGGCGAAGGCGAGCGGCGCGTTGCGGGAACCGGGACACAGCACTACGTCGCGGACACCGCCGCGGACGAGTTCGTCGACGACGATGCGCGCCTGCGTCGTCGACGGGTTCATCGGTTCATCACCACTACTACAGCGTGTCACATGCGGATCAGACCCCGGCCGCGAAGAACTCCAGAGCGGCTGCGTTGACCACCTCGGGACGTTCGAGGAAGCCGAGGTGCCCGGTGTCCGGAATCCGCAGGTACCGGCCGTTGGGCAGGGCGTCGGCGACCTCGCGGCCGAGGTGCGGCGGCAGCATGATGTCGTCGGCGAACCCGATGACCAGCGCCGGGGCGACGATGCTGCGGTAGGCGGGCAGCCGGTTGCCGTCCGGCGCGACGTCGATCTGGGCGCGCAGCCCGGGTGTGATCTTCGTCGGCCACATGGTGAACATGTCGATCCAGTCGCGTACGGCGGCGTCGTCGTTCAGGGTCTTAGGCGAGAAGCCCTCGAGCAGTCGCAGCTTGGCGTCGTAGGCGGGCGGCAGCTCGACGCCCGCCGCGTGGAACTCGCGCTCGGCGACCCGGGAGAACTCGCGGGTGCGGTCCTCGCGGCCGCGGGTGGCCATCAGCACCGCCGCCGACACCAGGTCGGGGCGGGCGAGCATCAGCTCCTGGGCGATGTAGGACCCCATCGAGACGCTCATGATGCGCACCGGGCCCAGGTCGAGCGACTCGATCAGCGCAGCGGTGTCGGCGACCATCTGAGCCGTGGTGAAGCCGGTCGCGTTCTCGGTGGCGCCGATCCCGCGGTTGTCGAACGTGATGACGCGGTAGCCGGCCCGTTGGAACGCGGGCACCTGGTGCAGGTGCCACGTCCGTCCCGCTCCCCCGCGGCCGGCGATGAATAGGACGGGGTCGCCGGATCCGCGGTCGTCGTAGGCCAAATTCACCCGGCCGACCCTACTTGAGAGCGATTTCGGCGCGCTCGTCCGCGGTGAGCACTGGCTACCGCGCCGAAATCACCGGGTGCGGGCGCGGACCTTGCCGATTGCGCGGTCCCAGAGCAGGCGTACCGGCGCGGTGACCTGGCCGGTGGCGATCATGTCCCGCGACAGCAGCGCCGTGGCGGTGGCCTTCGTGGTCGCCGACGCCTTCGACATGTGGCCGGAGTCGAACGGCGGCTGCGGGTCGTATTCGATGACGAGCTGGATGACCTTGGCGCGGGCCTCGCCTGCGATCTGCCCGGCGAGCCACACGGCCATGTCCAGACCCGCCGACACTCCGGCCGCCGTGACGAGCTTGCCCTCCCGCACGATGCGCTGATCGCCGACCGGCGTCACCCCGTAGGGCCGCAGCAGCGGCAGCGCACTCCAGTGCGACGTCGCGCGGTGGCCGTCGAGCAGTCCGGCTGCGGCCAGCAGCACCGACCCCGTGCACACCGACGTCGTCCACATCGACGTCTCGTGGGCGCGACGCAGCCACTCGAGCACCTTCTCGTCGCGGGCGTGCTCCATGGTGCCGGGGCCACCGGGGACGAGAATGACGTCGGGCGAAGGGGTTTCGTCGAACGTATGGGTGGCTCCGACGAGGAGGACGCCGGAGTCCGCGGCGACCGGTCCGGTCTCGTGCCAGACGAAACGCACCTGCGCGTCGGGCAGGTTGCGCAGCACCTCGTAGGGACCGATGAAGTCCAGTGCGGTGAAGTTCGGATAGAGGACGATGGCGATCTGCATGGTGGTCTCCTGTGTGGGGGGGTCAGGCGGGGGCTGTGGCGAAACTGCGCCGGTACTGGTCCGGCGAGATGCCCATCCGTCGAACGAAGTTGCGGCGCATGGTCTCCGAAGTCCCGAAGCCGCACCGCGCGGCGATCACGGTCACGGTGTCGTCGGTCTCCTCGAGTTGGCGCCGGGCGGCGTCGGTGCGGATGCGCTCCACGTAGGCGCCGGGGGCCTCGCCGACCTCCTCGGTGAACAGCCGGGTGAAGTGCCGCGGGCTCATCGCGGCGCGCCGCGCGAGGTCGGCGATCGCGTGCGCGCCGCCCGGGTCCGACTCGATGGCCTCCTGCACGGCGCGGATCGGCGCCCGCCGGGCACGCGGCATCCACACCGGGGCGGCGAACTGGGTCTGGCCGCCGGGGCGACGGAGGTAGAGCACCAACCAGCGGGCCACGGTCTGCGCGATCTCGGTGCCGTAGTCGTCCTCGACCAGCGCCAGCGCCAGGTCGATGCCCGCGGTGACGCCTGCAGCGGTCCACACGGTCTCCGAGCTGCGGACGAAGATGGGCTCGGGATCGACTCGGACAGCGGGGTATTCGCGGGCCAGCTGTCCGGCGAACGCCCAGTGCGTGGTGGCCGGGCAGCCGTCGAGCAATCCCGCCTCGGCGGCGAGCAGCGCGCCATTGCAGACGCTCACGACTCGGCGTGCGGTCTTCGCGACCCGCTGAATCCACGCGATGACCTCGTGGTCGCGGCGGGCGTCGTCGGAACCGAACCCGCCCGGCAGCACGACGGTGTCCAGCGCCGCTCCGTCCTCGGGCAGCGGGTGCGCGACCAGCTCGAGACCGGTACCCGTCTTGATCGACCCACCACCGAGGGACACCACCGAGACGTCGTAGCCGTCCCGGCTCCGCCCGGCTGCGGCCAGGCAGGCGCTGGCGGCGGTGAAGACGTCGAACGGACCCACCAGGTCGAGGGCCTGCACGCCCTCGAAGCCCAGGATCACCACGGTCCGCGTCACGCCCTCAGTGTGGGCGACGACGCCGATGGCGTCCATGCCACGTACCCCACCAATCAGGACACGGGCGACCTCGTGATCAGCCCGCGCCGAGCAACGTGACCCGCAGCAGGTGGCGCACGACCGCCTGCGCCTCCTCGGTGTACTCGTACTGCATCAGCCGACCCAGGTCGACTACCGTCGCGAAAGCAGCGTGCACGGCGAATCTGGCTTCGCCCGAGGCGATCTCGGGCCTCGCCTCGGTGACCTGACGCGCCCACGCCGTCACGGTCGCGCGCTGAATGTTGGTGAGCACCGCCAATTCCTCGGCGGGTAGGTTTCCCCGCTCGGCGTAGTACACGTAGGCGACTTCTGGTTCGGCGAAGGACCGGCGCACGAACGCGTCGATCAGCCGGCCGACCGCGTCGACGGGCCCGTCGGCGTTGCCGAGCGCCTCGGGTATGTCGCCCGATACCCGGTCTGCCGCACGGCGATACGACGCGGTCAGGATGGCGCTCTTGCCGGGGAAGAACCGGTAGAGACTCGACGTGGGCATGCCCGCTGCTGCCGCGATGTCCTCCATGCCGGTCTCGCGGTAGCCACGCTCGTTGAAGAGCGCCATCGCGGCGTGCAGGATCGTCTCGTACTCGCCTGCAGCCGCGGCCAGCGTGACGCGGCCGGGCAGTGGTCGCTTCT from Mycolicibacterium arabiense includes the following:
- a CDS encoding DsbA family protein, with the protein product MTTKGAQMGRTGLLVAIVAAVLLTAGCTKQVSGVAQPDPATAPVVITEDGYGIRLGFDDAPVEVEIFTEPQCSHCADLQADFGDQLASYVATGQLAVTYRPLTFLDDETDGHSARVANAMFQAATPDSAEGAAATGPQFQRFVEELWANQEPGGPGPSAEEMADMAGRAGIPGAVSGRISQGDMAFDTTGMSDTNYEFLYEIDPVDTGTPTVFDLVNGEKIDVYDNDWLSTLMSS
- the menD gene encoding 2-succinyl-5-enolpyruvyl-6-hydroxy-3-cyclohexene-1-carboxylic-acid synthase; translation: MNPSTTQARIVVDELVRGGVRDVVLCPGSRNAPLAFALEQADRQGRLRLHVRIDERTAGFLAIGLAVAAASPVCIAMTSGTAVANLGPAVVEANYARVPLIVLSANRPYELLGTGANQTMEQLGYFGNQVRETISLGLAEGSPEKLDALNAQWRSATCRVLVAAKGSRSANAGPVQFDIPLREPLVPDAGDVDDAVPPGRPDGKSWTVTPAVSFDQPLDIDVTPDTVVIAGHGAGVHPNLAELPTVAEPTAPPAANPLHPLALPLLQPRQVIMLGRPTLHRPVSALLADSSVPVFALTTGPRWPDVSGNSQATGTRAVLSGTPDPTWIARCAKANAAAVDTVRSQLETHHLTTGMHVAAAVVDGLRDGDQLVLGASNPVRDAALVGLHRPGISVRSNRGVAGIDGTVSTAIGAALAHERTGGRTVALLGDLTFVHDSSGLLIGPTEPRPKSLTVVVSNDNGGGIFELLEQGDPRFSDVSSRIFGTPHDVDVSALCRAYHVEATQVEADQLAAVVAEPFDGMRVVEVKADRSSLRGLHAAIRSALRDTP
- a CDS encoding GlxA family transcriptional regulator translates to MDAIGVVAHTEGVTRTVVILGFEGVQALDLVGPFDVFTAASACLAAAGRSRDGYDVSVVSLGGGSIKTGTGLELVAHPLPEDGAALDTVVLPGGFGSDDARRDHEVIAWIQRVAKTARRVVSVCNGALLAAEAGLLDGCPATTHWAFAGQLAREYPAVRVDPEPIFVRSSETVWTAAGVTAGIDLALALVEDDYGTEIAQTVARWLVLYLRRPGGQTQFAAPVWMPRARRAPIRAVQEAIESDPGGAHAIADLARRAAMSPRHFTRLFTEEVGEAPGAYVERIRTDAARRQLEETDDTVTVIAARCGFGTSETMRRNFVRRMGISPDQYRRSFATAPA
- a CDS encoding TetR/AcrR family transcriptional regulator — encoded protein: MRTRPKDRKEQIARASAEAFSELGYHRVSMDDIARRVGVTATSLYRHYAGKYDLFRLAVLALGQQLVDCTAFADESDGETPERVWDRLVSALIATTLRYRVSGGLYRWEGRYLEEQDQAVLNDQVKLVNRRLQRPLTELRPNLTSRQRWTLSSTVLSAIGSITDHRAQLPADRVHAILNRIARDVRDTDLPDGSAEKRPLPGRVTLAAAAGEYETILHAAMALFNERGYRETGMEDIAAAAGMPTSSLYRFFPGKSAILTASYRRAADRVSGDIPEALGNADGPVDAVGRLIDAFVRRSFAEPEVAYVYYAERGNLPAEELAVLTNIQRATVTAWARQVTEARPEIASGEARFAVHAAFATVVDLGRLMQYEYTEEAQAVVRHLLRVTLLGAG
- a CDS encoding alpha/beta fold hydrolase codes for the protein MNLAYDDRGSGDPVLFIAGRGGAGRTWHLHQVPAFQRAGYRVITFDNRGIGATENATGFTTAQMVADTAALIESLDLGPVRIMSVSMGSYIAQELMLARPDLVSAAVLMATRGREDRTREFSRVAEREFHAAGVELPPAYDAKLRLLEGFSPKTLNDDAAVRDWIDMFTMWPTKITPGLRAQIDVAPDGNRLPAYRSIVAPALVIGFADDIMLPPHLGREVADALPNGRYLRIPDTGHLGFLERPEVVNAAALEFFAAGV
- a CDS encoding DJ-1/PfpI family protein yields the protein MQIAIVLYPNFTALDFIGPYEVLRNLPDAQVRFVWHETGPVAADSGVLLVGATHTFDETPSPDVILVPGGPGTMEHARDEKVLEWLRRAHETSMWTTSVCTGSVLLAAAGLLDGHRATSHWSALPLLRPYGVTPVGDQRIVREGKLVTAAGVSAGLDMAVWLAGQIAGEARAKVIQLVIEYDPQPPFDSGHMSKASATTKATATALLSRDMIATGQVTAPVRLLWDRAIGKVRARTR
- a CDS encoding DUF3592 domain-containing protein; protein product: MASLTRAVATVRRVLIPHLYGEPGETKPQRVIRYTRIGVVIFACLVTLQSVLLIAGAWRNDRQIERHMGVAAAEVLDAGPRRSTIEFVTPDRVTYRPELGVLYPSELDTGMRIYVEYDENDPDVVRVRDRNALLAVIPAGSIAVLGWVIAGAMLAVLALLARRLDRQDDMSVESQSLS